A DNA window from Chlamydia felis Fe/C-56 contains the following coding sequences:
- a CDS encoding pyruvate dehydrogenase complex dihydrolipoamide acetyltransferase, producing the protein MISLLKMPKLSPTMEVGTIVKWHKNNGDKVEFGDVLVEISTDKAVLEHTATEDGWFRESLVKEGTKVQIGIPIAVISSEKDESFNLEELLPKSPEPQPSAENIQQVEEVASSAPRCESPAIAVYGFKPEPPLSEPLCLKQDSSKSPISPLAKRLAKEKNLDISGIKGSGPGGRIVEKDLAKAPPKGIAGFGYPEAPEVHPGSYHEESLSPVREIISQRLQAAKTFIPHFYVRQKVYASPLLALLKELQIQGIKLSINDCIVRACALALKEFPEVNSGFNSVDNKIVRFETIDISIAVAIPDGVITPIVRCADRKNIGMISAEIKSLASKAKSQSLKKEEYTGGSFCVSNLGMTGITEFTAIINPPQAAILAVGSVQEEPTVINGEIVIGSTCMLTLSIDHRVVDGYPAAMFMKRLQKILEAPSVLLLN; encoded by the coding sequence GTGATTTCTTTATTAAAAATGCCAAAACTCTCTCCAACAATGGAAGTAGGAACAATCGTAAAATGGCATAAGAACAATGGCGATAAGGTAGAGTTTGGTGATGTTCTCGTAGAAATATCCACAGACAAAGCTGTGTTAGAACATACGGCTACTGAAGATGGTTGGTTCCGAGAGAGCCTTGTTAAAGAAGGAACAAAAGTACAAATAGGCATACCTATAGCTGTGATATCTTCCGAAAAAGATGAATCTTTTAATTTAGAGGAACTACTTCCTAAATCTCCTGAACCTCAACCTTCTGCAGAAAATATTCAACAAGTAGAAGAAGTTGCATCAAGCGCGCCTCGTTGCGAGTCACCAGCTATAGCAGTTTACGGGTTTAAACCCGAACCCCCTCTTTCCGAACCCCTATGTTTAAAACAAGATTCTTCAAAATCTCCAATTTCTCCTCTAGCTAAACGCTTAGCCAAGGAAAAGAATCTTGATATCTCAGGAATCAAAGGTAGCGGCCCAGGCGGACGTATAGTTGAAAAAGATCTTGCGAAAGCACCGCCTAAAGGTATCGCCGGTTTTGGCTATCCAGAAGCTCCTGAGGTGCATCCAGGATCATATCATGAAGAATCTCTCTCCCCAGTTCGAGAAATCATTTCTCAAAGATTACAAGCAGCTAAAACTTTTATTCCCCATTTTTATGTACGACAAAAAGTATACGCCTCACCATTATTAGCTTTGCTTAAAGAGCTGCAAATCCAAGGAATAAAGCTTTCTATTAATGATTGTATTGTTCGTGCATGTGCCCTAGCTTTAAAAGAATTTCCAGAAGTCAATTCTGGATTTAATAGCGTCGACAATAAAATTGTACGTTTTGAAACTATAGATATTTCTATTGCTGTAGCTATTCCCGACGGTGTAATTACTCCAATTGTACGATGTGCTGACCGTAAGAACATTGGAATGATTTCCGCAGAAATAAAAAGCTTAGCATCCAAAGCTAAGTCTCAATCTTTAAAAAAAGAAGAGTACACGGGAGGATCTTTCTGTGTTTCTAATCTAGGCATGACAGGAATTACAGAATTCACAGCAATTATTAATCCTCCTCAGGCAGCTATTCTTGCTGTAGGTAGTGTACAAGAAGAGCCTACAGTTATTAATGGAGAAATTGTCATCGGCTCTACATGCATGCTGACATTATCCATAGATCACCGTGTAGTTGATGGATATCCTGCAGCAATGTTTATGAAACGGTTGCAGAAAATCTTAGAAGCACCTTCCGTTCTTTTATTAAATTAA
- a CDS encoding glycogen/starch/alpha-glucan phosphorylase, with protein MSFDKNLVNIETMKQAILNRLYFGVVQSPESASARDIFTAVSKTVMEWLAKGWLKTQNSYYEQDVKRIYYISMEFLLGRSLKSNLLNLGILDLVREALAELNYDFDSLVQMEADAGLGNGGLGRLAACYLDSMATLGIPAYGYGIRYDYGIFDQKIVNGYQVEAPDEWLRYGSPWEICRGEYLYPVRFYGRVIHYTDARGKEVADLVDTQEVLAMAYDVPIPGYGIDTVNTLRLWQAQSPQGFEFNYFNHGDYIRAIEDIALVENISRVLYPNDSISEGQELRLKQEYFLVSATIQDILRRYTKTHISLDNLPEKVSVQLNDTHPALGIAEMMHILIDREELPWDTAWDMTTKIFNYTNHTILPEALERWSIDLFSRLLPRHLEIIYEINARWLEKVSHRFPGNDDKRRALSIIEEGSDKHVNMANLAVVGSAKVNGVSAFHSHLIKTTLFKDFVEFFPDKFINVTNGITPRRWLALCNPRLNALLDQTIGDAHITDLSQIHKVIPFADDASFREQWHKIKLNNKQDFALRIKKEVGEKIDPNSLFDFHVKRIHEYKRQLMNILRVIYLYNDLKENSSSSIVPTTVIFAGKAAPGYAFAKLIIKLINSVADRVNNDPQVNEVLKVLFLPNYRVTMSEMIMPASDLSEQISTAGMEASGTGNMKFALNGALTIGTMDGANIEMSEYIGRDNMFIFGLLEEEIAKIRREYYPQGVCDSHPKIAHVLQLLDQGFFNTSDKDLFKPIVHRLLYEGDPFFVLADLESYIQAHESAAMLFTQTDEWVKKSIYNVGGMGFFSSDRAITDYAKDIWNVPTNDKF; from the coding sequence ATGAGTTTTGATAAGAATTTAGTAAATATAGAAACTATGAAGCAGGCGATTTTAAATCGTCTATATTTTGGTGTGGTACAGTCTCCAGAATCGGCTTCAGCCAGAGATATATTTACAGCAGTTTCAAAGACTGTCATGGAGTGGTTAGCTAAAGGCTGGCTAAAAACTCAAAATAGTTATTACGAACAAGATGTTAAGCGAATCTATTATATTTCAATGGAGTTTCTACTTGGTAGAAGCTTAAAGAGTAATCTTTTGAATTTGGGAATTCTGGATCTTGTTCGAGAGGCATTGGCGGAGCTAAACTATGATTTTGATAGTTTAGTGCAAATGGAAGCAGATGCCGGACTGGGTAACGGAGGCTTAGGAAGACTTGCCGCATGTTACCTAGATTCCATGGCAACTCTAGGAATTCCTGCCTATGGATATGGAATTCGCTATGATTATGGTATTTTTGATCAGAAAATTGTCAATGGATATCAAGTAGAAGCTCCTGATGAGTGGTTGCGCTACGGAAGCCCGTGGGAGATATGTAGGGGGGAATACTTGTATCCTGTTCGTTTTTATGGCAGGGTGATTCATTATACCGATGCTCGCGGGAAGGAAGTAGCCGATCTTGTAGATACTCAAGAAGTCCTGGCTATGGCTTATGATGTGCCTATTCCAGGATATGGAATAGATACAGTAAATACCTTGCGTTTATGGCAGGCGCAATCTCCACAGGGGTTTGAATTCAACTATTTTAATCATGGGGACTACATCCGTGCGATAGAAGATATTGCATTAGTAGAAAATATTTCTAGAGTGTTATATCCCAATGATTCTATTTCTGAGGGACAGGAGCTTAGATTAAAGCAAGAGTACTTTTTAGTTTCTGCAACGATTCAAGATATCCTCCGTAGATATACTAAAACACATATTTCCTTAGACAATCTTCCTGAAAAAGTATCGGTACAGCTGAATGATACTCATCCAGCACTAGGCATAGCGGAAATGATGCATATCCTTATTGATAGAGAAGAGCTGCCTTGGGATACTGCTTGGGATATGACAACAAAAATATTCAATTATACGAATCATACCATATTACCAGAAGCGCTAGAGCGTTGGTCTATAGATCTTTTTTCAAGATTGTTACCAAGGCACTTAGAGATTATCTATGAGATTAATGCTCGATGGCTCGAGAAAGTTTCTCATAGATTTCCTGGGAATGATGATAAACGTCGAGCATTATCTATTATTGAAGAAGGAAGCGATAAACATGTAAACATGGCAAACCTTGCTGTTGTAGGTTCTGCTAAAGTTAATGGTGTATCTGCTTTCCATTCTCATCTGATAAAAACAACATTATTTAAAGATTTCGTAGAGTTCTTCCCTGATAAATTTATTAACGTGACCAATGGGATCACTCCTAGACGATGGTTAGCATTATGTAATCCGCGTTTAAACGCGTTGTTAGATCAGACAATTGGAGATGCACATATTACAGATCTTTCTCAGATTCATAAGGTCATACCTTTTGCTGATGATGCGAGTTTTAGAGAGCAGTGGCATAAAATTAAGCTCAATAATAAGCAGGACTTCGCATTAAGAATCAAAAAAGAAGTTGGAGAGAAAATAGATCCTAACTCGCTCTTTGATTTTCATGTAAAACGTATTCATGAATATAAACGTCAGCTAATGAATATCCTTAGGGTTATCTATCTTTATAACGACCTTAAGGAAAATTCTTCTTCTAGTATTGTTCCTACAACAGTGATTTTTGCAGGGAAGGCTGCTCCGGGATACGCATTCGCAAAGTTAATCATTAAACTTATCAATAGTGTTGCGGATCGTGTAAATAATGACCCTCAAGTTAACGAGGTCTTGAAAGTTCTTTTTCTGCCAAATTATCGCGTGACGATGTCAGAGATGATTATGCCAGCTTCAGATCTTTCTGAGCAAATTTCTACAGCTGGTATGGAAGCTTCCGGAACAGGAAATATGAAATTTGCTTTAAATGGTGCTCTAACGATAGGAACTATGGATGGAGCCAACATAGAAATGTCAGAATATATTGGTAGGGACAATATGTTCATTTTTGGCTTGCTAGAAGAAGAAATCGCAAAAATACGTCGAGAATACTATCCACAGGGAGTGTGTGATAGTCATCCCAAGATAGCCCATGTATTACAATTGCTAGATCAAGGATTTTTTAATACTTCAGATAAAGACCTCTTCAAACCCATAGTGCATAGATTGCTTTATGAAGGGGACCCCTTCTTTGTTTTGGCAGATTTAGAATCTTATATTCAAGCTCATGAATCTGCCGCAATGTTATTCACTCAAACTGACGAGTGGGTGAAAAAATCCATTTATAATGTGGGTGGTATGGGCTTTTTCTCTAGCGATAGAGCTATTACAGATTATGCTAAAGATATATGGAACGTCCCTACAAATGACAAATTTTAA
- the dnaA gene encoding chromosomal replication initiator protein DnaA produces the protein MRAWEDFLLLQEKEIGTSTVDKWLRSLKVLCFDACNLYLEAKDSFQVTWFEEHIRHKVKTSLVNNNGKLIRVHITSVDKTTSFYKEKQMQQEKTAYFTMQYGNVNPEMTFANFLVTPENDLPFRILQEFTKPAEDSSGFPFNPIYLFGPEGSGKTHLMQAAVSALRESGGKILYVVSDLFTEHLVSAIRSGEVQRFRSFYRNVDALFIEDIEVFSGKGATQEEFFHTFNSLQMEGKLIVISSAYAPADLKAMEERLISRFEWGVAVPIHPLTKEGLRSFLKRQAEQLSIRIEDTALDFLIRALSSNVKTLIHALTLLSKRVAYKKLAQQLLYEDDIQSLLHDILEAAESVRLTPSGIVRAVAKYYGVSPESILGRSQSREHVLPRQVAMYLCRQKLSLSYVRIGDVFSRDHSTVISSIRAISQKVEEGGHDIGIATQDLMKYLTSAYKSLEFFPEEEIPC, from the coding sequence GGTCGTTAAAAGTCCTGTGTTTTGACGCGTGTAATTTGTATCTTGAAGCCAAGGATTCTTTTCAAGTGACCTGGTTTGAAGAGCATATACGTCATAAGGTAAAGACTAGTTTAGTGAACAATAATGGGAAATTAATTCGTGTTCACATAACTTCTGTTGATAAAACTACTTCTTTTTATAAAGAAAAGCAGATGCAGCAGGAGAAAACAGCCTACTTCACTATGCAGTATGGCAACGTAAATCCTGAAATGACATTCGCTAATTTCCTTGTAACTCCAGAAAATGATCTGCCATTTCGTATTTTACAGGAGTTTACTAAGCCCGCAGAGGATTCTTCAGGTTTTCCTTTTAATCCTATATATCTTTTTGGACCAGAGGGTTCTGGCAAGACCCATTTAATGCAGGCTGCTGTAAGTGCTCTTCGAGAATCTGGAGGCAAAATTCTTTACGTTGTTTCAGATTTATTTACTGAGCACTTAGTTTCTGCTATACGCTCTGGAGAAGTACAAAGATTTCGTTCTTTTTATCGTAATGTTGATGCCTTATTTATAGAGGATATAGAAGTATTCTCTGGTAAAGGAGCTACTCAGGAAGAGTTTTTCCATACTTTTAATTCCTTGCAAATGGAAGGGAAGTTAATTGTTATTTCCTCGGCATATGCTCCAGCAGACTTGAAGGCAATGGAAGAGCGTTTAATTAGTCGTTTTGAATGGGGGGTAGCTGTTCCTATTCATCCTTTAACCAAAGAAGGATTAAGAAGTTTTCTGAAGCGACAAGCTGAACAGTTATCTATTCGTATTGAAGATACAGCATTAGATTTCTTAATTCGCGCGTTATCTTCGAATGTAAAAACGTTAATTCACGCATTAACATTACTTTCAAAACGTGTTGCTTATAAGAAATTGGCCCAGCAACTATTATACGAGGACGATATTCAATCTCTGCTTCACGATATATTGGAAGCTGCGGAAAGTGTCCGTTTAACTCCTTCAGGAATTGTTCGTGCTGTTGCAAAATACTATGGAGTATCTCCTGAAAGTATTTTGGGGCGTTCTCAATCTAGAGAACATGTATTGCCTAGACAGGTAGCTATGTATTTATGTCGTCAGAAATTGTCTTTATCCTACGTGCGCATAGGAGATGTATTCTCTAGAGACCATTCTACGGTTATTTCATCTATCCGAGCTATTTCCCAAAAGGTGGAGGAAGGAGGACATGACATTGGCATTGCTACGCAAGACTTAATGAAGTATTTAACTTCGGCATATAAAAGTCTTGAGTTCTTTCCAGAAGAAGAAATTCCCTGCTAG